One window of the Anopheles aquasalis chromosome X, idAnoAquaMG_Q_19, whole genome shotgun sequence genome contains the following:
- the LOC126571723 gene encoding arginine/serine-rich protein PNISR-like isoform X1, whose amino-acid sequence MDPNVLGVGSLRAPVRDSDHQPVGEPIAPSLPGFRFGAFCADGLGNQPAGDGLKWAAFNPSLYKNVANERVDWGALAQQWIQMRETLAPAPATPAFSVGGMRPTPSATVHSASEPVTTSKTAGTAAKSFEEQGEAPMEVERDEDGMVPMPPPPVTCERDWAESNWSALAVPCAPAPPEWLTNGTNWQFPTADAPAATLFQTTLEAEPVSSGSSQRKVVPASSSTLAADRFLKQQPTPSTTSHTAGPAASTSRWQPKLPTGHISSSSSSSNSSARSMESTGAKVGTRSRFAAIDTPGSRGRSNHLASSEVGHGSTVEGSDHRRLPGLMDNEIRLSGAIGRSVRSVAASVDSGPLSPVQLEGRKLGPTMASGEMVPLNDAKRKLLPAWIREGLEKMEKEKQRKVDQARDRWRREDVRAISPYEHDVDEEPKPVYEDTGAKTKVDERPMAVLPKHDDDTVGSAAKTVSSVNECATRTRQQQQQQLNESMRAILTNILLEVTNEEIARIAKETTSSIKQKQQQQKQYHQQQQQRPALPLLGLQAYGDSDEDDDDDDNDNESTDEQQDERREEPKPESEANSNPVPTAADEGEGSNGSARDNNADDCDDYDGDSSEQHLQKRIRRKQREFQLIAHKIEQQLQREDDQIEGHGPQKHHREETDPSKRHHDEDEDEEDDDDMGDDGDRAPRVGHGKNGYAPASDSESGGSGSEREQVGLSAGQYRRQGDDNNAGRSGGTTRPDHHHHQHGEPPRVNVKLNANLAYDRRRRDRRTSRFSDLLDTVRQTHVTHVAIMQPAALKPTPASETSDAEAASGKPVQRPLPVFVPTGPTAASPPVTTTGNIGGGGGGGIAKMEKPEASRFPIERQPVVWSIGEALEVQSDASTKEQQQQHHHHHATIVGGSSTELNQRRDSYGMLRAPGGGLDGAAPSVETHSSDSEAVSVSGSNRSVESSRSRSRRSRSRSHSSHSHRSGSRHHVTSSRQSRHHHHHHYPAPSDHGSMHRSSSHASNRRHSSRERRARSRSRSRSRSRSRSRRTRSRSRTRHSRSPGRHSSSSSHRRRRH is encoded by the exons ATGGATCCGAATGTCCTCGGTGTAGGCTCGTTGCGAGCTCCGGTTCGCGATTCCGACCATCAGCCGGTGGGCGAACCGATCGCACCGTCCCTACCCGGTTTTCGCTTCGGTGCGTTCTGCGCCGACGGTCTCGGCAATCAGCCCGCTGGCGATGGGTTGAAATGGGCCGCCTTCAACCCGTCCCTCTACAAGAATgtggcgaacgagcgagtcgACTGGGGTGCGCTGGCACAGCAGTGGATACAGATGCGTGAAACGTTGGCACCAGCACCCGCTACGCCCGCGTTTTCCGTTGGCGGAATGCGGCCAACTCCGAGCGCGACCGTACACTCCGCATCCGAGCCGGTGACGACGTCCAAGACCGCTGGAACGGCGGCAAAAAGCTTCGAAGAGCAGGGTGAAGCACCGATGGAGGTAGAGAGGGACGAGGACGGCATGGTaccgatgccaccgccacccgtgACCTGCGAGCGCGACTGGGCGGAAAGCAATTGGAGTGCCCtcgccgtgccgtgtgccCCCGCTCCCCCGGAGTGGCTAACAAATGGGACGAACTGGCAGTTCCCAACGGCGGACGCACCAGCTGCAACGCTGTTTCAGACCACGCTCGAAGCGGAACCGGtcagtagtggtagtagtcaGCGAAAGGTAGTGcctgctagcagcagcacactagCAGCGGACAGGTTCTTGAAGCAGCAACCCACACCGTCAACCACTAGCCACACTGCAGGTCCGGCTGCCTCCACTAGTCGCTGGCAGCCAAAGCTACCAACGGggcacatcagcagcagcagcagcagcagcaacagcagtgctcgatcgatggagtCGACTGGTGCCAAAGTGGGCACCAGAAGTCGCTTCGCAGCGATCGACACACCGGGTAGCCGCGGTCGATCGAACCACCTGGCGTCCAGCGAGGTGGGCCACGGATCTACGGTGGAAGGATCCGACCATCGGCGACTGCCGGGCCTGATGGACAACGAGATTCGACTGAGCGGAGCCATTGGGCGGAGTGTGCGATCGGTGGCGGCATCGGTCGATTCGGGACCACTGTCACCGGTACAACTGGAGGGCAGAAAACTTGGCCCAACGATGGCTAGCGGAGAGATGGTACCGCTCAACGATGCCAAGCGCAAACTGCTACCGGCCTGGATCCGCGAAGGGCTGGAGAAGatggaaaaggagaagcaacGCAAAGTGGATCAAGCACGGGACCGTTGGCGACGCGAAGACGTTCGCGCAATCTCGCCGTACGAGCACGACGTTGACGAGGAGCCTAAACCGGTGTACGAGGATACCGGTGCCAAG ACGAAGGTGGACGAGCGACCAATGGCAGTGCTTCCGAAGCACGATGACGATACGGTAGGGAGCGCGGCCAAGACAGTGTCGTCGGTTAATGAATGCGCAACCCGGACcaggcaacaacagcagcagcagctg AACGAATCGATGCGAGCGATACTGACGAACATCTTGCTCGAGGTGACGAACGAGGAAATAGCTCGCATTGCCAAAGagacaaccagcagcatcaagcaaaaacagcaacaacaaaagcaataccaccaacagcaacagcagcgtccAG CATTACCACTGCTCGGTTTGCAGGCTTACGGTGATAgtgacgaggatgatgatgatgatgataatgataatgaaagcactgacgagcagcaggacgaaCGGCGGGAGGAGCCTAAGCCGGAATCGGAAGCTAACTCGAATCCTGTCCCAACCGCTGCGGACGAAGGGGAGGGTAGTAACGGCTCAGCACGAGACAATAACGCCGACGACTGTGACGACTACGACGGCGACAGCAGCGAGCAACACCTGCAG AAACGAATACGCAGAAAACAGCGCGAGTTCCAGCTGATTGCGCACAAGATCGAGCAACAGCTGCAAAGGGAGGATGACCAAATTGAGGGCCACGGGCCACAGAAGCATCACCGGGAGGAGACGGATCCCTCGAAGCGGCAtcacgatgaggacgaggacgaagaagacgatgacgatatgggtgatgatggtgaccgtGCGCCACGTGTTGGGCATGGCAAGAATGGGTACGCACCGGCTAGCGACAGTGAgagtggcggcagcggcagcgaacgGGAGCAGGTTGGGTTGTCTGCCGGACAGTATCGCAGACAGGGCGATGACAATAATGCCGGGCGTTCCGGTGGTACCACTagaccagaccaccaccaccaccagcacggtgAGCCTCCGCGTGTTAATGTTAAACTAAATGCGAACCTCGCGTATG ACCGTAGGCGTCGGGATAGGCGGACTTCGCGGTTCAGCGATCTTCTCGACACCGTGCGCCAGACGCATGTGACACACGTGGCCATTATGCAACCAGCCGCCCTGAAGCCAACGCCGGCGTCTGAGACGAGCGATGCGGAAGCGGCCAGCGGCAAACCGGTCCAAAGGCCATTGCCAGTCTTCGTACCAACCGGgccgacagcagcatcaccaccagttaCCACTACGGGCAAcattggaggtggtggtggtggtggaatagCAAAAATGGAGAAACCGGAAGCTTCCCGATTCCCGATCGAACGGCAGCCCGTAGTGTGGTCCATCGGTGAGGCGCTGGAGGTGCAATCCGATGCTTCGAcgaaggaacagcagcaacagcatcatcatcatcatgcgacTATCGTCGGTGGCAGTTCAACCGAGCTCAACCAGCGGCGAGATAGCTATGGAATGTTGCGGGCACCCGGCGGTGGACTGGACGGGGCAGCACCATCGGTTGAAACACACTCGTCCGATTCCGAGGCGGTATCGGTGTCCGGGTCGAACCGGTCGGTCGAATCGTCACGCTCCCGATCGCGTCGCTCCCGCTCACGCTCCCATTCCTCACATTCGCATCGGTCCGGCTCCCGGCATCACGTCACGTCCAGCCGTCAAtcccggcaccaccatcaccaccactatccGGCCCCCTCCGACCATGGATCGAtgcaccgatcgtcgtcgcacgCCAGCAATCGCCGGCACAGTTCGCGCGAACGTCGCGCccgctctcggtctcggtcgcggtcccggtcccggtctcggTCGCGACGAACTCGATCACGCTCCCGTACCCGGCATTCGCGTTCGCCCGGCCGTCactcctcatcctcatcgcaTAGACGCCGCCGGCACTAG
- the LOC126572092 gene encoding replication stress response regulator SDE2 → MYTILHGTDCLQVQAASNVTDEIVSAIETWKGLASADYYLTQSGRSIGDWQNVTPYIPLRINERLRGGKGGFGSMLRAIGAQIEKTTNREACRDLCGRRLRDINEEKRLKAYLEKQQNASEDERQKIQLKIDKLLAKPKHEFEDRQYESVREELIVRGDDAIQAGLQQLQSTSDDAKEATGKPSAGLKRKGTSGSSKISKKKQKSDLWLGMDDMSSASDSDDSNSNEPSSDYHSGSGSSEELSLK, encoded by the exons ATGTACACGATACTCCACGGAACCGATTGCCTACAAGTGCAGGCAGCCTCTAACGTGACGGACGAAATAGTATCGGCTATTGAAACGTGGAAG GGTCTTGCTTCAGCGGACTACTATCTCACTCAATCCGGCCGTTCCATTGGCGACTGGCAGAATGTGACCCCGTACATTCCACTGCGCATAAACGAAAGGCTGCGGGGCGGAAAGGGCGGATTTGGGTCCATGCTGCGTGCCATCGGTGCACAGATCGAGAAAACCACGAACCGTGAAGCGTGCCGCGACCTTTGCGGCCGCCGTCTGCGGGACATCAACGAGGAGAAGCGATTGAAAGCGTACCTGGAAAAGCAGCAGAACGCGTCCGAGGATGAACGGCAGAAGATTCAGCTGAAAATCGACAAACTGCTCGCTAAGCCCAAACATGAGTTCGAGGATCGCCAGTATGAGAGTGTACGCGAAGAGCTGATCGTACGGGGGGACGACGCTATACAGGCGGGActgcagcagcttcaatcAACGTCGGACGATGCTAAAGAGGCAACCGGAAAACCATCGGCAGGATTGAAGAGAAAAGGGACCAGTGGGTCCAGTAAAATTAgcaagaaaaagcaaaaatcggATCTTTGGCTGGGAATGGACGATATGAGCTCTGCCAGTGATTCGGACGATTCCAATTCCAACGAACCCTCTAGCGATTATCATTCCGGCTCTGGGTCGTCCGAGGAATTGAGCTTGAAGTGA
- the LOC126572012 gene encoding uncharacterized protein LOC126572012 has product MAWRGVAWCGVAWPPQNAQPTVLEAVVRGAATESQVSPRPVCSRFAFFFVFFSSFSFWWKQQLVVVERVGEGERVHVLGRRSTRQPSKNEPMLRQLFNLARLVLVAGRKYGKPLILLVSFAVFVWLIVDTVHRPEFVRPASSSQQQDGGERPERWSESSVQQFLVLLGLDPNAQLNADGQHLSEQCQLPVSDAQLQQQQQQQQHLLLTAFAGGSLLENLWHYFSLIALTHTLGSERRTVQPLLTVSAAEQLGELFTSIPYETIDDVDRLQCYELAAAYILDDANPVPVPPDSQRPLYILNNNAKRTVEIAGMRWREQWAYFDIGEEQRQVALGMLAELQQRAHQAGDEVEAAADLQFVGINIGADDGLPFEYYYRAISFQRKMHDGGRLAVVAICEQPDGKVCRLLDAPGEQSFVVSRSANPVTDWALMVLLNHTIVSSEQDIFPALVRDSGRTVVSGQYVGDVAIVLSNLKEQWYALF; this is encoded by the exons atggcgtggcgtggcgtggcgtggtgtggtgtggcgtggccacCCCAAAACGCCCAGCCAACGGTGCTGGAAGCAGTGGTAAGGGGAGCAGCAACCGAATCACAAGTGTCTCCCAGGCCCGTTTGTTcccgtttcgctttcttctttgtttttttttcttctttttctttttggtggaagcaacagctggtggtagtggaacgggtgggggaaggggaaagggTGCATGTCCTCGGTCGCCGATCAACCCGCCAACCATCAAAAAACGAGCCAATGCTGCGCCAACTGTTCAACCTTgcccggctggtgctggtggccggccgGAAGTACGGCAAACCACTCATCCTGCTCGTCTCGTTTGCCGTGTTCGTGTGGCTGATCGTCGATACGGTACACCGGCCGGAATTTGTGCGCCCGGCCTCATCgtcccagcagcaggacgGCGGGGAAAGACCGGAGCGCTGGAGTGAATCGAGTGTCCAGCAGTTCCTAGTCCTGCTCGGGCTCGATCCGAACGCACAGTTGAACGCAGACGGTCAGCACCTGAGCGAGCAGTGCCAGCTTCCGGTCAGTGATGCCcaactacagcagcagcagcagcagcagcagcacctgctgCTGACTGCCTTCGCCGGTGGTTCGTTGCTCGAGAACTTGTGGCACTACTTCTCGCTGATCGCGCTCACGCATACTCTGGGGAGCGAACGGCGCACGGTACAGCCACTGCTCACGGTGTCAGCCGCGGAGCAGTTGGGCGAGCTGTTTACAAG CATTCCGTacgaaacgatcgacgatgtgGACCGGCTGCAGTGCTACGAGCTGGCCGCAGCGTACATCCTTGACGATGCcaatccggtgccggtgccgcccGACAGTCAGCGACCGCTCTACATCCTCAACAACAATGCCAAGCGTACGGTGGAGATCGCAGGGATGCGCTGGAGGGAACAGTGGGCTTACTTTGA CATTGGAGAGGAGCAGCGTCAGGTGGCGCTTGGTATGCTGGCGGAGCTGCAACAGCGCGCACACCAGGCCGGTGATGAGGTGGAAGCGGCAGCCGATCTACAGTTTGTCGGCATCAACATCGGGGCGGACGATGGGCTACCGTTCGAGTACTACTACCGGGCAATCAGCTTCCAGCGCAAGATGCACGATGGGGGCCGGCTAGCGGTGGTTGCCATCTGTGAGCAGCCCGATGGCAAGGTGTGCCGCCTGCTCGATGCCCCTGGCGAGCAGAGTTTCGTCGTCAGCCGCAGCGCGAATCCCGTGACGGACTGGGCGctaatggtgctgctgaaccACACGATCGTGTCGAGCGAGCAGGACATCTTTCCGGCGCTGGTGCGCGATTCCGGCCGGACGGTGGTCAGCGGACAGTACGTCGGCGATGTGGCCATCGTGCTGTCCAACCTGAAGGAGCAGTGGTACGCGCTGTTCTGA
- the LOC126572226 gene encoding high affinity copper uptake protein 1, protein MDHNHGGPDDMEMACPMQMSFHGGSCEVILFPSWATTEVGAFVGATIGFFLLAFLYEGLKYGRELLHVNHTGKLSPSVAGVEKRTIRDALLNRVHIVQSLLHLVQVIVSYILMLIVMTYNYWLCLAVVLGAMVGYYLFGWVRNSSVDPTEHCN, encoded by the exons ATGGACCACAACCATGGCGGACCGGACGATATGGAGATGGCTTGTCCGATGCAGATGTCG TTCCACGGTGGTAGCTGCGAAGTGATCCTGTTTCCCAGCTGGGCCACCACCGAGGTCGGTGCGTTTGTCGGTGCCACGATCGGGTTCTTCTTGCTGGCCTTCCTGTACGAGGGTTTGAAGTATGGCCGGGAGCTGCTGCACGTTAACCATACCGGCAAGCTCAGCCCATCGGTGGCCGGCGTCGAGAAGCGTACGATCAG ggATGCCCTGCTGAACCGCGTACACATCGTGCAGAGCCTGCTCCATCTGGTGCAGGTGATCGTGTCCTACATCCTGATGCTGATCGTGATGACGTACAACTACTGGCTGTGTCTGGCCGTCGTCCTCGGTGCCATGGTTGGCTACTACCTGTTCGGCTGGGTGCGCAACAGCTCGGTCGATCCCACTGAGCACTGCAACTGA
- the LOC126571723 gene encoding uncharacterized protein LOC126571723 isoform X2, with product MDPNVLGVGSLRAPVRDSDHQPVGEPIAPSLPGFRFGAFCADGLGNQPAGDGLKWAAFNPSLYKNVANERVDWGALAQQWIQMRETLAPAPATPAFSVGGMRPTPSATVHSASEPVTTSKTAGTAAKSFEEQGEAPMEVERDEDGMVPMPPPPVTCERDWAESNWSALAVPCAPAPPEWLTNGTNWQFPTADAPAATLFQTTLEAEPVSSGSSQRKVVPASSSTLAADRFLKQQPTPSTTSHTAGPAASTSRWQPKLPTGHISSSSSSSNSSARSMESTGAKVGTRSRFAAIDTPGSRGRSNHLASSEVGHGSTVEGSDHRRLPGLMDNEIRLSGAIGRSVRSVAASVDSGPLSPVQLEGRKLGPTMASGEMVPLNDAKRKLLPAWIREGLEKMEKEKQRKVDQARDRWRREDVRAISPYEHDVDEEPKPVYEDTGAKTKVDERPMAVLPKHDDDTVGSAAKTVSSVNECATRTRQQQQQQLNESMRAILTNILLEVTNEEIARIAKETTSSIKQKQQQQKQYHQQQQQRPALPLLGLQAYGDSDEDDDDDDNDNESTDEQQDERREEPKPESEANSNPVPTAADEGEGSNGSARDNNADDCDDYDGDSSEQHLQKRIRRKQREFQLIAHKIEQQLQREDDQIEGHGPQKHHREETDPSKRHHDEDEDEEDDDDMGDDGDRAPRVGHGKNGYAPASDSESGGSGSEREQVGLSAGQYRRQGDDNNAGRSGGTTRPDHHHHQHDRRRRDRRTSRFSDLLDTVRQTHVTHVAIMQPAALKPTPASETSDAEAASGKPVQRPLPVFVPTGPTAASPPVTTTGNIGGGGGGGIAKMEKPEASRFPIERQPVVWSIGEALEVQSDASTKEQQQQHHHHHATIVGGSSTELNQRRDSYGMLRAPGGGLDGAAPSVETHSSDSEAVSVSGSNRSVESSRSRSRRSRSRSHSSHSHRSGSRHHVTSSRQSRHHHHHHYPAPSDHGSMHRSSSHASNRRHSSRERRARSRSRSRSRSRSRSRRTRSRSRTRHSRSPGRHSSSSSHRRRRH from the exons ATGGATCCGAATGTCCTCGGTGTAGGCTCGTTGCGAGCTCCGGTTCGCGATTCCGACCATCAGCCGGTGGGCGAACCGATCGCACCGTCCCTACCCGGTTTTCGCTTCGGTGCGTTCTGCGCCGACGGTCTCGGCAATCAGCCCGCTGGCGATGGGTTGAAATGGGCCGCCTTCAACCCGTCCCTCTACAAGAATgtggcgaacgagcgagtcgACTGGGGTGCGCTGGCACAGCAGTGGATACAGATGCGTGAAACGTTGGCACCAGCACCCGCTACGCCCGCGTTTTCCGTTGGCGGAATGCGGCCAACTCCGAGCGCGACCGTACACTCCGCATCCGAGCCGGTGACGACGTCCAAGACCGCTGGAACGGCGGCAAAAAGCTTCGAAGAGCAGGGTGAAGCACCGATGGAGGTAGAGAGGGACGAGGACGGCATGGTaccgatgccaccgccacccgtgACCTGCGAGCGCGACTGGGCGGAAAGCAATTGGAGTGCCCtcgccgtgccgtgtgccCCCGCTCCCCCGGAGTGGCTAACAAATGGGACGAACTGGCAGTTCCCAACGGCGGACGCACCAGCTGCAACGCTGTTTCAGACCACGCTCGAAGCGGAACCGGtcagtagtggtagtagtcaGCGAAAGGTAGTGcctgctagcagcagcacactagCAGCGGACAGGTTCTTGAAGCAGCAACCCACACCGTCAACCACTAGCCACACTGCAGGTCCGGCTGCCTCCACTAGTCGCTGGCAGCCAAAGCTACCAACGGggcacatcagcagcagcagcagcagcagcaacagcagtgctcgatcgatggagtCGACTGGTGCCAAAGTGGGCACCAGAAGTCGCTTCGCAGCGATCGACACACCGGGTAGCCGCGGTCGATCGAACCACCTGGCGTCCAGCGAGGTGGGCCACGGATCTACGGTGGAAGGATCCGACCATCGGCGACTGCCGGGCCTGATGGACAACGAGATTCGACTGAGCGGAGCCATTGGGCGGAGTGTGCGATCGGTGGCGGCATCGGTCGATTCGGGACCACTGTCACCGGTACAACTGGAGGGCAGAAAACTTGGCCCAACGATGGCTAGCGGAGAGATGGTACCGCTCAACGATGCCAAGCGCAAACTGCTACCGGCCTGGATCCGCGAAGGGCTGGAGAAGatggaaaaggagaagcaacGCAAAGTGGATCAAGCACGGGACCGTTGGCGACGCGAAGACGTTCGCGCAATCTCGCCGTACGAGCACGACGTTGACGAGGAGCCTAAACCGGTGTACGAGGATACCGGTGCCAAG ACGAAGGTGGACGAGCGACCAATGGCAGTGCTTCCGAAGCACGATGACGATACGGTAGGGAGCGCGGCCAAGACAGTGTCGTCGGTTAATGAATGCGCAACCCGGACcaggcaacaacagcagcagcagctg AACGAATCGATGCGAGCGATACTGACGAACATCTTGCTCGAGGTGACGAACGAGGAAATAGCTCGCATTGCCAAAGagacaaccagcagcatcaagcaaaaacagcaacaacaaaagcaataccaccaacagcaacagcagcgtccAG CATTACCACTGCTCGGTTTGCAGGCTTACGGTGATAgtgacgaggatgatgatgatgatgataatgataatgaaagcactgacgagcagcaggacgaaCGGCGGGAGGAGCCTAAGCCGGAATCGGAAGCTAACTCGAATCCTGTCCCAACCGCTGCGGACGAAGGGGAGGGTAGTAACGGCTCAGCACGAGACAATAACGCCGACGACTGTGACGACTACGACGGCGACAGCAGCGAGCAACACCTGCAG AAACGAATACGCAGAAAACAGCGCGAGTTCCAGCTGATTGCGCACAAGATCGAGCAACAGCTGCAAAGGGAGGATGACCAAATTGAGGGCCACGGGCCACAGAAGCATCACCGGGAGGAGACGGATCCCTCGAAGCGGCAtcacgatgaggacgaggacgaagaagacgatgacgatatgggtgatgatggtgaccgtGCGCCACGTGTTGGGCATGGCAAGAATGGGTACGCACCGGCTAGCGACAGTGAgagtggcggcagcggcagcgaacgGGAGCAGGTTGGGTTGTCTGCCGGACAGTATCGCAGACAGGGCGATGACAATAATGCCGGGCGTTCCGGTGGTACCACTagaccagaccaccaccaccaccagcacg ACCGTAGGCGTCGGGATAGGCGGACTTCGCGGTTCAGCGATCTTCTCGACACCGTGCGCCAGACGCATGTGACACACGTGGCCATTATGCAACCAGCCGCCCTGAAGCCAACGCCGGCGTCTGAGACGAGCGATGCGGAAGCGGCCAGCGGCAAACCGGTCCAAAGGCCATTGCCAGTCTTCGTACCAACCGGgccgacagcagcatcaccaccagttaCCACTACGGGCAAcattggaggtggtggtggtggtggaatagCAAAAATGGAGAAACCGGAAGCTTCCCGATTCCCGATCGAACGGCAGCCCGTAGTGTGGTCCATCGGTGAGGCGCTGGAGGTGCAATCCGATGCTTCGAcgaaggaacagcagcaacagcatcatcatcatcatgcgacTATCGTCGGTGGCAGTTCAACCGAGCTCAACCAGCGGCGAGATAGCTATGGAATGTTGCGGGCACCCGGCGGTGGACTGGACGGGGCAGCACCATCGGTTGAAACACACTCGTCCGATTCCGAGGCGGTATCGGTGTCCGGGTCGAACCGGTCGGTCGAATCGTCACGCTCCCGATCGCGTCGCTCCCGCTCACGCTCCCATTCCTCACATTCGCATCGGTCCGGCTCCCGGCATCACGTCACGTCCAGCCGTCAAtcccggcaccaccatcaccaccactatccGGCCCCCTCCGACCATGGATCGAtgcaccgatcgtcgtcgcacgCCAGCAATCGCCGGCACAGTTCGCGCGAACGTCGCGCccgctctcggtctcggtcgcggtcccggtcccggtctcggTCGCGACGAACTCGATCACGCTCCCGTACCCGGCATTCGCGTTCGCCCGGCCGTCactcctcatcctcatcgcaTAGACGCCGCCGGCACTAG